The sequence CGGGCTCATCGGGCTCGGCGGCGGCGCGGGCGCGCTCTTCACGAAGCGTCTCGCCTCGCTCGCGAAGACCGAGCTGATCCCCGGCAAGCACTTCCCGCTCGTCTACGCGCACGTCGCCGAGCCCGCGGACCGCGCCGCCGTCGAGCGCGCGGTCGAGGAGGTCGTCCGGGCCGGGGCCGAAGTGGTCGTCGCGAGCCAGCCGTTCAGCGTGGACCGCCCCGAGGGCGAGGACGCGGTGCGCGAGGCCGCCGCCGCGCGCGGCGTCCCGATGACCGCCGCGCACGACATCACCTCGCTCTACGGGCTCCAGAAGCGGACCCGCACCGCCGTCGTCAACGCGGCGATCCTGCCGCGCATGTTCGCGACCGCCGACCTCGTGGACGCCGCGATCACGAAGGCGGGCGTCGAGGCGCCGCTCATGGTGATGCGCTGCGACGGCGGCGTCATGTCGCTCGACGAGATGCGCCGCCGCCCGCTGCTCACGGTGCTCTCGGGCCCGGCGGCCGGGGTCGCGGGCGCGCTCATGCAGGAGCGGGTCAGCGAAGGCGTGTTCCTGGAGACCGGCGGCACGTCGACGGACATCAGCGTCGTGCGGCGCGGCAAGGTCGCGGTACGGCACGCGACGCTGCTCGGCAAGACCTCGTACCTGTCGGCGCTCGACGTGCGCACGGTGGGGGTCGGCGGGGGCTCGATGGTGCGGATGAGCGGCGGCAAGGTGACCATGGTCGGGCCGCGCAGCGCGCACATCGCGGGGCTCCCCTACGCGTGCTTCGCCGCACCCGGCGAGCTGGCGGGCGCGAAGCTCGCCACGATGCGCCCGACCCCCGACGACGCGGACGACCACGTCGTGATCGACGCGGCGGGCGGGCGCTACGCGCTCACCATGACGTGCGCGGCGAACGCGCTCGGCCGCGTCCCCGAGGACGACTTCGCGCACGCGGACCGCGAGACGGCCCGTACCGCGCTCGCGCCGCTCGCCGCCGCGCTCGGCACCGACGTGGACGGCGCGGCGACGGCGGTCCTCGACGCGGGCACCGCGCGGGTGCGCGAGGTCGTGGACGCGATGATCTCGGACTACCGGCTCGACAAGGACGCCGTCCTCCTCGTCGGCGGGGGCGGCGGCGCCGCCTCGGTCACGCCGCACCTCGCGGTCGCCACCGGCCTCGAAGGCCGGCTCGCGCGCCACCACGAGGTCATCAGCCCGATCGGCGTCGCGCTCGCGCTCGTGCGCGAGCAGGTCGAGCGGATCATCCCCGGCGCGGGCCAGGAGGACATCCTCGCGGTACGCGCCGAGGCCGAACGGGCCGTCGTCGCGCAGGGCGCGGCGGCCGACGCGGTCGAGGTCGAGGTGACCGTCGACCCGCAGACCAACACGGTGCGGGCCGTCGCGACGGGCGCCACCGAACTGCGCACCCAGGACCGGGCCCACCGCGCCGACGACGCGGAGCGGCTGCGCCTCGCGGCGACGAGCCTGAAGGCGCCGGAGGGCGAGGTGCGCGAGCTGGCCCGGACGAACGCGTACACCGTCTACGGGACCGAGAAGCACCGCAGGCTGCGCGGCACCAGGCACCCGGTGCGGGTCGTGGACGCCGACGGCGTCGTACGGCTGCACGCGCCGGACGCG comes from Streptomyces sp. Tu6071 and encodes:
- a CDS encoding hydantoinase/oxoprolinase family protein, with amino-acid sequence MTTHRIRVGIDVGGTFTDAVAVDSATLALVGQVKVPTSHHHEDGVAHGIVTALDKLLTETGHSAKDVSFLAHGTTQATNALLEGDVATVGLIGLGGGAGALFTKRLASLAKTELIPGKHFPLVYAHVAEPADRAAVERAVEEVVRAGAEVVVASQPFSVDRPEGEDAVREAAAARGVPMTAAHDITSLYGLQKRTRTAVVNAAILPRMFATADLVDAAITKAGVEAPLMVMRCDGGVMSLDEMRRRPLLTVLSGPAAGVAGALMQERVSEGVFLETGGTSTDISVVRRGKVAVRHATLLGKTSYLSALDVRTVGVGGGSMVRMSGGKVTMVGPRSAHIAGLPYACFAAPGELAGAKLATMRPTPDDADDHVVIDAAGGRYALTMTCAANALGRVPEDDFAHADRETARTALAPLAAALGTDVDGAATAVLDAGTARVREVVDAMISDYRLDKDAVLLVGGGGGAASVTPHLAVATGLEGRLARHHEVISPIGVALALVREQVERIIPGAGQEDILAVRAEAERAVVAQGAAADAVEVEVTVDPQTNTVRAVATGATELRTQDRAHRADDAERLRLAATSLKAPEGEVRELARTNAYTVYGTEKHRRLRGTRHPVRVVDADGVVRLHAPDARIETTTVGAAAHTLATLVDESTAYGDGGVRAPALRLLIGSRIADLSGVLDPRPLLALARTELEGRPADERVVALVEERS